A genomic segment from Chitinophagaceae bacterium encodes:
- the ggt gene encoding gamma-glutamyltransferase, producing MKIKMRISILLFLFVVVSENLFSQLNPFYYSQQKVIAVHKAAVVSAHPLASNAGIQILKAGGNAVDAAIATQLALAVVYPGAGNIGGGGFMVARLASGQNIALDFRETAPGNAFKNMYLDSAGNALQLLSKNGHLANAVPGTIAGLFASLKYAKLPFKKLIAPAINLAEKGFAITDAEAVSLNVSKEDFLLYNKFIPAFVKKTPWKAGDILVQKELAQTLRRISKFGAAGFYSGLTAKLIVEDAAKNGGIISYEDLKNYTAKERKPITFSYKSYEIISMPLPSSGGILLRQMLGMVANRNLTALQFQTAESVQLMVEAERRAFADRAEFMGDEDFVKVPIATLMSDKYLQQRMADFLPGKAGSSKAIGAGVIKEHDETTHLSVVDAQGNAVSVTTTLNGRYGSRVVVKGAGFIMNNEMDDFSIKEGEPNMYGAVGNKANAIAANKRMLSSMTPTIVLKNKKLFMVVGTPGGTTIPTSVFQTIINVIDFGMDAEDAVNRPKFHHQWLPDTIMIEDDFNKTTALKLKNMGYNLVNIGKIGRTELILLKDGTIHAVADKRGDDDARGF from the coding sequence ATGAAAATAAAAATGCGAATAAGTATATTACTGTTTCTTTTTGTAGTTGTTTCCGAAAATTTATTTTCCCAGCTAAACCCATTTTATTATTCACAGCAAAAGGTTATTGCTGTACACAAAGCGGCCGTAGTAAGCGCACATCCATTAGCCAGCAATGCAGGTATACAAATATTAAAAGCAGGCGGCAATGCTGTAGATGCAGCCATTGCAACACAACTTGCACTTGCAGTTGTATATCCCGGCGCAGGCAATATTGGCGGCGGTGGTTTTATGGTGGCCCGGCTGGCAAGCGGGCAAAATATTGCATTGGATTTCAGGGAAACAGCGCCGGGCAATGCATTTAAAAATATGTATCTCGATAGTGCAGGAAATGCACTTCAGTTACTCAGTAAAAACGGGCATTTGGCCAATGCCGTTCCGGGAACGATTGCCGGGTTATTTGCCTCGCTTAAATATGCCAAACTACCCTTTAAAAAATTAATTGCCCCTGCCATTAATCTTGCCGAAAAAGGCTTTGCCATAACAGATGCAGAAGCAGTCTCACTTAATGTATCCAAAGAAGATTTTTTATTGTACAATAAGTTTATTCCTGCATTTGTGAAAAAAACACCCTGGAAGGCCGGTGATATTCTTGTACAAAAAGAACTTGCACAAACATTAAGACGCATCAGCAAATTTGGCGCTGCCGGTTTTTACAGCGGGCTTACAGCAAAACTAATTGTAGAAGATGCAGCAAAAAATGGCGGGATTATTTCTTACGAAGATTTAAAAAATTATACGGCAAAAGAAAGAAAGCCCATTACATTTTCCTATAAAAGTTATGAAATTATCAGTATGCCGTTACCGAGCAGTGGCGGTATTTTACTCAGGCAAATGCTGGGCATGGTGGCAAACAGGAACCTGACTGCCTTGCAATTTCAAACTGCAGAAAGTGTACAGCTTATGGTAGAAGCAGAGCGCAGGGCTTTTGCCGACAGAGCAGAATTTATGGGAGATGAAGATTTCGTAAAAGTTCCAATAGCTACACTCATGAGCGATAAATACCTGCAGCAAAGAATGGCAGATTTTCTGCCTGGAAAAGCAGGAAGCAGTAAAGCCATAGGAGCAGGAGTAATTAAAGAACATGACGAAACAACCCATTTAAGCGTTGTAGATGCCCAGGGCAATGCTGTGTCAGTTACTACAACACTTAATGGAAGATATGGCAGCAGGGTAGTGGTAAAAGGTGCCGGGTTTATAATGAATAACGAAATGGATGACTTTAGCATAAAAGAAGGCGAACCAAATATGTATGGCGCTGTGGGCAATAAAGCCAATGCCATTGCCGCAAATAAACGCATGCTCAGCAGTATGACGCCAACCATTGTACTAAAAAATAAAAAATTATTTATGGTTGTAGGAACACCCGGGGGAACTACAATCCCAACCAGCGTTTTTCAAACTATAATCAATGTTATAGATTTTGGGATGGATGCAGAAGATGCGGTGAACAGGCCAAAATTTCACCATCAATGGCTCCCGGATACCATAATGATAGAAGATGATTTTAATAAAACCACTGCATTAAAATTAAAAAACATGGGCTACAACCTTGTAAACATTGGTAAAATTGGCCGTACAGAACTCATTTTATTAAAAGATGGTACAATACATGCAGTAGCAGATAAGCGTGGGGACGACGATGCAAGGGGTTTTTAA
- a CDS encoding DUF2911 domain-containing protein — protein MKKIIYSAALIIAASTATAQVKMPAPSPTQKIVQDFGLSSIELSYSRPITKGRKIFGELVPYDKLWRTGANAATTIRFNDPVEIKGKKIDSGTYVLYTIPHIDSWEIILNKGVKNWGIDGYKESEDVARFSVQPTHIKPLVESFTIQFTDIKALGANLEILWENTAISLPISAYGIVERIKAQLDEAFKGEKKPNWQAAQFYNEYDNNPKKALQYVSEAVKDNPKAFWVWIYKAKIELALGNKSTALESSNTSLKLAKEAGNDDYVKMNEDLQKKLK, from the coding sequence ATGAAAAAAATAATTTATTCAGCAGCTTTAATTATTGCTGCATCAACGGCAACAGCACAGGTTAAAATGCCGGCGCCTTCACCCACTCAAAAAATTGTACAGGATTTCGGGCTTTCCAGTATCGAATTATCCTACAGCAGGCCAATTACCAAAGGAAGAAAAATATTTGGCGAGCTGGTACCTTACGATAAACTTTGGCGCACAGGCGCAAATGCTGCTACTACCATAAGGTTCAACGATCCGGTTGAAATAAAAGGTAAAAAAATTGATTCCGGCACTTATGTCCTTTATACCATTCCACATATAGATTCCTGGGAAATTATCTTGAATAAAGGAGTTAAAAACTGGGGTATTGATGGCTATAAAGAGTCCGAAGATGTAGCAAGGTTTTCGGTACAACCTACCCACATAAAACCATTGGTAGAAAGCTTTACCATTCAATTTACTGATATAAAAGCCTTAGGCGCCAACCTGGAAATACTATGGGAAAACACTGCAATAAGCTTACCAATTTCTGCTTATGGTATAGTAGAGCGAATTAAAGCTCAATTGGATGAGGCTTTTAAAGGGGAAAAGAAACCCAACTGGCAGGCGGCGCAATTTTATAATGAGTACGATAATAACCCTAAAAAAGCGCTGCAATATGTAAGTGAAGCAGTAAAAGACAACCCCAAAGCATTTTGGGTTTGGATTTATAAAGCAAAAATTGAACTTGCCCTGGGCAATAAAAGCACAGCTTTGGAAAGCTCCAATACCTCCCTCAAGCTGGCTAAAGAAGCAGGCAACGATGATTATGTAAAAATGAACGAAGACCTTCAGAAAAAATTAAAATAA